In Neobacillus endophyticus, a single window of DNA contains:
- a CDS encoding YcxB family protein codes for MRVILNSDKTVEKHGVRTYTINQDGISFFSSELQASMKWSNISKFVQTKRYIYLYINADSAYVFPLRTISEEQLKEFIGYIPLTVKKK; via the coding sequence ATGAGAGTGATTTTAAACAGTGATAAAACTGTAGAAAAACATGGAGTTAGGACTTATACAATCAACCAAGATGGGATTTCATTTTTTTCTTCCGAGCTTCAGGCTTCTATGAAGTGGTCGAATATATCTAAATTTGTTCAAACAAAAAGATATATTTATCTATATATCAACGCTGATAGCGCTTATGTTTTTCCTTTGCGTACAATTTCAGAAGAACAGTTAAAAGAGTTTATTGGATATATTCCTTTAACGGTTAAGAAAAAATAA
- a CDS encoding NPCBM/NEW2 domain-containing protein, with amino-acid sequence MRKKVLTSLFATLLLVGVPTVSFASGDSLTSLKNQIKALNAKISSLTSSNNNLAAQNKKLTAQVNSLTAQNNTLKSNLNSIISQTNGTIYIDGAKERNADFVSYKGKQYVALDGIVPALTGYDTNYRYNTGLNALYVGVLPANGSIQLQNLNYYSADSDNIYFNGWEDGSSFVVNSHQLLFGIGVPKKVDSQNEYSINYKLSGKYSKLSFKVGLDDNGIGSGDTGSIIVYGDGKVLYTSGTLETQNDPIPATIDVSGVQMLKVVFKKDN; translated from the coding sequence ATGAGAAAGAAAGTATTAACATCATTGTTCGCAACCTTACTTTTAGTTGGTGTTCCCACGGTATCGTTTGCAAGTGGGGATTCACTAACTTCATTGAAAAATCAAATCAAGGCTTTAAATGCGAAAATATCAAGTTTGACTTCTAGTAACAACAATTTAGCTGCACAGAATAAAAAGTTAACTGCGCAGGTTAACAGTTTAACTGCACAGAATAATACATTGAAATCAAATTTGAATTCCATTATCTCTCAAACAAATGGAACTATTTATATTGATGGTGCCAAAGAAAGAAATGCAGACTTTGTTTCATATAAGGGGAAACAATATGTTGCTCTGGACGGGATTGTCCCTGCATTAACTGGATACGACACCAATTACAGATATAATACAGGTTTAAACGCATTATATGTTGGTGTTCTTCCAGCAAATGGTTCAATACAACTGCAAAACTTAAATTACTATTCGGCCGATTCTGATAACATTTATTTTAACGGTTGGGAGGATGGTTCTAGTTTTGTAGTAAACTCGCATCAACTGCTTTTTGGTATTGGAGTACCTAAGAAAGTAGATTCCCAAAACGAATATAGTATAAATTACAAGTTAAGTGGAAAGTATAGTAAGCTTTCATTTAAAGTTGGGTTAGACGATAATGGTATTGGTTCAGGAGATACAGGTAGTATTATTGTTTATGGAGACGGAAAAGTTCTATATACTAGTGGCACTTTGGAAACTCAAAATGATCCGATACCAGCTACAATTGATGTTTCAGGTGTTCAAATGTTAAAAGTAGTATTTAAGAAGGATAACTAA
- a CDS encoding replication initiation protein, whose protein sequence is MVNDVAVAEKQLSWEEQLFEAAPKGHYYVNQAPSLINMAQNLSLIERRVIYPVIALVQPDDTDFKTYVLRIKDLADLIGYKGKNIYQQVEKAIDGIMKKQIVIYSTDGKQKIVDKIQWVERARYMHGEGVVHIQLSRTLSRYLLNLEHYVKYQLMHVLKLGSEYSWRIYELLKEYEWRDLPIEQTTKTDKKKWKSYRIIKVSELRRILEIDDDKYTEMSNFKAVVLNKAKKELKEKTDIVFDFDTHKKKGRNIDSFIFYINKNDKKSEELNIDSARHDVQSFIHLLIRHEIRRDKAIQLVEKYNFDYLDANIRNALVNYGCRIGSPKINHELLF, encoded by the coding sequence ATGGTGAATGATGTAGCAGTAGCAGAAAAACAACTTTCCTGGGAAGAACAATTATTTGAAGCAGCGCCAAAAGGCCACTATTATGTAAATCAAGCTCCAAGTCTAATTAATATGGCTCAAAACTTAAGCTTAATAGAGCGCAGAGTGATCTATCCTGTTATTGCCTTAGTTCAACCAGACGATACAGATTTTAAAACCTATGTACTTCGAATTAAAGATTTAGCTGATTTAATTGGTTATAAAGGCAAGAATATTTATCAGCAAGTTGAAAAAGCCATTGATGGAATAATGAAAAAGCAAATTGTGATTTACTCTACGGATGGTAAGCAAAAGATTGTTGATAAAATCCAATGGGTAGAACGCGCCAGATATATGCATGGAGAAGGTGTTGTACATATCCAGCTATCCAGAACTCTATCCCGCTATCTTCTAAATCTAGAACACTATGTAAAGTACCAACTCATGCATGTTCTAAAGCTTGGCAGTGAATATTCCTGGAGAATCTATGAGCTGCTAAAAGAATATGAGTGGAGAGACTTGCCGATTGAACAAACAACAAAGACCGATAAGAAAAAATGGAAATCTTATCGGATTATAAAAGTTTCCGAATTACGTCGGATCCTTGAGATTGACGATGATAAATATACTGAAATGAGTAATTTCAAAGCTGTTGTTTTAAACAAAGCAAAGAAGGAATTAAAAGAGAAAACAGATATTGTTTTTGATTTCGACACCCATAAGAAGAAAGGTCGTAACATTGACTCGTTTATCTTTTATATAAATAAAAATGATAAAAAATCTGAAGAACTTAACATTGATTCAGCCAGACATGATGTACAATCATTCATCCATCTTCTGATTCGGCATGAAATTAGAAGAGATAAAGCCATTCAATTAGTGGAAAAATATAATTTTGATTACCTTGATGCCAATATTCGCAATGCCCTTGTTAATTATGGTTGCAGAATTGGATCTCCTAAAATTAACCATGAATTACTATTTTAG
- a CDS encoding bacteriocin immunity protein: MSAVNKLKIDEQKVLNDIYDLVLDPNTLEQERNVLLSCKNTIEKGGNLFICIIQLQNDLRPFAIKQELSTKVSKYYVEISNYKTFDKRFGRGLSFW, translated from the coding sequence ATGTCAGCAGTAAACAAGCTGAAAATAGATGAGCAAAAAGTGTTGAATGACATCTATGATTTGGTGTTAGATCCGAACACATTGGAACAGGAAAGAAATGTTTTGTTGTCCTGTAAAAATACTATTGAAAAAGGAGGCAATCTATTTATTTGCATAATACAATTACAAAATGATTTACGTCCATTCGCAATAAAACAAGAACTCTCTACAAAAGTTTCGAAATATTATGTAGAAATTTCAAACTATAAGACTTTTGATAAGCGATTTGGTAGAGGATTATCTTTTTGGTAG
- the iscB gene encoding RNA-guided endonuclease IscB, giving the protein MFVYVVNKHGHPLMPCTPRKARVLLKKKQAKVIKREPFTIQLLYGSSGYKQPISLGIDAGTKHIGFSATSENTVFIEGEVQLRTDIQNLLSTRREFRRARRNRKTRYRQARFQNRKKSEGWLAPSVQHKVDSHIRLIEKLHKILPITSITVEVAQFDTQKLKNPDIRGEEYQQGDQLGFWNTREYVLFRDKHSCQQCKGKSKDKILNVHHIESRKTGGDSPDNLIALCETCHDYIHQHHLEHLFTRKRKTLRDASHMTVMRWFIYNGIQERFENVHLTYGYLTKHTRISHGLEKSHEVDARCISGNPLAHPTQHVFILKQVRRNNRQLHKATILKGGIRKANKAEKYVKEFQLFDQVKYEEQACFIFGRRSTGYFDLRLLDGTVIHRSASYKKLIPLARASTWLVERRERQGDPH; this is encoded by the coding sequence ATGTTCGTGTACGTAGTTAACAAACATGGCCATCCACTTATGCCATGTACACCTAGAAAAGCAAGAGTACTGTTAAAAAAGAAACAGGCAAAAGTCATCAAACGAGAACCTTTCACCATTCAACTTCTTTACGGTTCCAGTGGCTACAAACAGCCTATTTCTCTCGGAATTGACGCAGGAACCAAACATATTGGCTTTTCCGCGACATCCGAAAACACGGTTTTTATAGAAGGGGAAGTGCAACTTCGTACCGATATACAAAACTTACTTTCGACTCGCAGGGAATTTCGAAGAGCAAGACGGAATCGCAAAACACGATACCGCCAAGCCCGTTTTCAAAACCGTAAAAAATCCGAAGGATGGCTAGCACCATCCGTTCAGCATAAAGTGGATTCGCATATACGCTTGATTGAGAAACTCCACAAAATTCTTCCCATTACAAGCATAACAGTGGAAGTCGCACAGTTCGATACGCAAAAATTAAAAAACCCCGACATACGAGGAGAAGAGTACCAGCAAGGCGACCAACTTGGTTTCTGGAACACAAGAGAGTACGTGTTATTCCGCGACAAGCACAGCTGTCAACAATGCAAAGGAAAATCCAAAGACAAGATTCTTAATGTGCATCATATTGAGAGCAGAAAGACGGGCGGAGATAGTCCCGATAACCTAATCGCCCTTTGTGAAACCTGTCATGACTATATCCATCAACACCACTTAGAGCACCTATTTACGCGTAAACGTAAGACTTTGCGGGATGCTTCCCATATGACCGTCATGCGGTGGTTCATTTACAACGGGATTCAAGAACGTTTTGAGAATGTTCATCTCACGTATGGCTATCTTACGAAACATACGCGCATCAGCCATGGACTAGAGAAATCTCATGAAGTGGATGCACGGTGTATTAGCGGAAATCCTTTAGCGCACCCAACGCAACATGTATTCATTTTGAAACAAGTGAGACGGAATAACCGTCAGCTGCATAAAGCCACTATTTTAAAAGGCGGCATTCGCAAAGCCAACAAAGCAGAGAAGTATGTGAAAGAATTTCAGTTGTTCGATCAGGTCAAGTACGAGGAACAAGCATGTTTCATTTTTGGGAGACGGAGCACAGGATATTTTGACTTACGGTTATTAGATGGAACCGTGATTCACCGTAGTGCCAGCTACAAAAAACTAATACCGCTCGCAAGAGCGAGTACATGGTTAGTCGAAAGGAGGGAACGGCAAGGAGACCCCCACTAA